A single Thermococcus celericrescens DNA region contains:
- a CDS encoding hydrogenase subunit MbhD domain-containing protein, whose amino-acid sequence MIELAALALLGCLGLAYLVVTERDLLRAILYTGLFGGLVILAAYTLMAPDIVLAYVAISVALSTGLMVFLVSKTTREEVV is encoded by the coding sequence ATGATTGAGCTTGCGGCCCTTGCCCTGCTCGGTTGCCTTGGGCTCGCATACCTTGTGGTCACGGAGAGGGATCTGCTGAGGGCCATCCTCTACACCGGGCTCTTTGGTGGTCTCGTAATCCTCGCAGCGTACACCCTCATGGCACCTGACATAGTACTCGCCTACGTTGCCATTTCCGTCGCTCTATCCACGGGCCTGATGGTGTTTCTCGTTAGCAAAACAACTCGGGAAGAGGTGGTGTGA
- the mnhG gene encoding monovalent cation/H(+) antiporter subunit G translates to MILSLIGVVLLIVGAVCDIFGAIGMHRFGNFYLRLHAATVGTVGGKFYPFIGAGLIALDRGLLSVAGVAFLSAFTLLITTSVGSHALAYAAERAGVVKIEHNELGGDWDD, encoded by the coding sequence ATGATACTCTCGCTCATCGGGGTTGTACTGCTCATCGTAGGGGCAGTCTGTGATATATTTGGGGCCATCGGGATGCATCGCTTTGGAAACTTCTACCTAAGGCTCCATGCTGCAACCGTTGGTACGGTGGGGGGAAAGTTCTACCCCTTCATCGGGGCGGGCCTCATTGCTCTCGACAGGGGACTGCTCTCCGTGGCGGGGGTGGCTTTCCTGAGTGCATTCACCCTGTTGATAACGACATCCGTTGGGAGCCATGCGCTTGCCTACGCCGCTGAGAGGGCAGGGGTGGTGAAGATTGAGCACAACGAGCTTGGAGGGGATTGGGATGATTGA
- a CDS encoding Na+/H+ antiporter subunit E produces MRSVPVMIAAFVTYIIITGSITAYDIITGAVTAFAAGLLFGKHLVSNPSKALNPARWVRFALYFLKYITVIEAKAHADVIGRILSGDVRPGIVKVPLNLGDEYARFLVAASITNTPGTVTVHMDDHCVYVNWISVSTSDLEKRREEILEEFEENAKKIFEGGGA; encoded by the coding sequence ATGAGGTCTGTCCCTGTGATGATTGCGGCGTTCGTAACCTACATCATCATAACTGGCTCGATAACAGCTTACGACATAATCACCGGTGCAGTAACTGCCTTTGCGGCAGGACTGCTCTTCGGGAAGCACCTCGTTAGTAACCCCAGCAAGGCCCTGAATCCGGCGAGATGGGTGCGCTTTGCGCTCTACTTTCTCAAGTACATCACGGTAATCGAGGCGAAGGCCCACGCCGACGTCATCGGGAGGATACTCAGTGGGGATGTCAGGCCGGGTATCGTTAAAGTGCCCCTGAACCTGGGAGACGAATACGCCCGTTTCCTCGTTGCCGCTTCAATCACCAATACTCCCGGAACCGTGACAGTCCACATGGACGATCATTGTGTGTACGTGAACTGGATAAGCGTCTCCACATCGGACCTTGAAAAACGCAGGGAGGAAATCCTCGAAGAGTTCGAGGAAAACGCGAAGAAAATCTTCGAGGGGGGAGGAGCATGA
- a CDS encoding iron-containing alcohol dehydrogenase has translation MSTFGGSAMVWESHVSINQVFEMRCKTTNYFGLCAIHKFNDIVRELKGKGVDKVILVTGKSSYKKCGAWDVVRPALEENGVEYVHYDKVGANPTVDMIDEAAEMGREFGAQAVIGIGGGSPIDSAKSVAILLEYPDKTARDLYEFRFTPVKAKPIIAINTTHGTGTEVDRFAVASIPEKEYKPAIAYDCIYPLYAIDDPALTTKLPPEQTLYVTIDALNHITEAATTKVANPYSILLAKEAARLIFNYLPEALNHPDNLQARYALLYASAIAGISFDNGLLHFTHALEHPLSAVKPDLPHGLGLAMLLPAVIRHIYPATAKVLAEVYRPLVPEAKGVPGEVELVARRVEEWLFSIGITEKLADVGFTEADVDRLTQLAMTTPSLDLLLSMAPVEATRERIASIYRDSLYPIGRG, from the coding sequence ATGAGTACATTTGGAGGGTCTGCGATGGTGTGGGAATCCCACGTTTCGATAAACCAAGTCTTCGAGATGAGGTGCAAAACAACCAACTACTTTGGTCTATGCGCCATACACAAATTTAACGATATTGTCCGGGAGCTTAAGGGGAAGGGCGTGGACAAGGTTATCCTCGTTACTGGAAAGAGTTCCTACAAGAAGTGCGGCGCATGGGACGTTGTCAGGCCTGCCCTCGAGGAAAATGGCGTTGAGTATGTTCATTACGACAAGGTGGGGGCCAACCCAACAGTTGACATGATCGACGAGGCGGCTGAGATGGGAAGAGAGTTTGGGGCTCAGGCTGTCATAGGCATAGGTGGCGGCAGCCCTATCGATAGTGCCAAGAGCGTTGCGATTCTGCTGGAGTACCCAGACAAGACCGCCAGAGACCTCTACGAGTTCAGGTTTACCCCGGTAAAGGCCAAGCCAATAATAGCGATAAACACAACCCATGGAACCGGAACCGAGGTTGACAGGTTCGCAGTGGCTTCGATTCCTGAGAAGGAGTACAAACCGGCCATAGCTTACGACTGCATCTACCCCCTTTACGCAATCGATGACCCAGCACTAACAACAAAGCTTCCTCCGGAGCAGACCCTGTACGTGACCATCGATGCACTCAATCACATCACCGAAGCTGCCACAACCAAGGTAGCCAATCCATATTCAATACTTCTCGCCAAAGAGGCTGCGAGGCTGATATTTAACTATCTCCCAGAGGCTCTCAATCATCCGGACAACCTGCAGGCAAGGTATGCCCTGCTCTACGCCTCGGCCATAGCTGGAATAAGCTTCGACAATGGTCTGCTTCACTTTACGCACGCCCTTGAGCACCCATTGAGCGCAGTCAAGCCGGACCTGCCCCACGGCCTTGGCCTTGCAATGCTCCTTCCAGCGGTAATCCGGCACATCTACCCTGCCACCGCGAAGGTACTTGCCGAGGTGTACAGGCCGCTCGTCCCCGAGGCCAAAGGTGTCCCGGGAGAGGTGGAACTCGTCGCCAGGAGGGTGGAGGAGTGGCTCTTCAGCATCGGCATCACTGAAAAGCTCGCGGATGTCGGGTTCACTGAGGCAGATGTTGACAGGCTAACACAGCTGGCCATGACGACCCCGAGCCTTGACCTGCTCCTTTCCATGGCCCCAGTGGAGGCTACCCGGGAGAGAATAGCGTCTATATACCGTGATTCACTTTACCCTATCGGCAGAGGATAA
- a CDS encoding 4Fe-4S dicluster domain-containing protein has translation MTKAYPFEPEEAPPEYRGIPRIDPVLCIGCGACANACPPNAILRIDDPENGTRRIVLDVGRCIRCARCEEVCPTGAVRLTAEFEAATDDRNDHVEIVELRLARCRGCGKYTCYTERQVEKVLSLIPRGILDFDRVREKLPLCSECKLKLTVLNATKFGEVEP, from the coding sequence GTGACCAAGGCGTACCCATTCGAGCCCGAAGAGGCTCCTCCGGAATACAGGGGCATCCCCCGGATAGACCCCGTGCTCTGCATAGGTTGCGGTGCCTGCGCCAACGCTTGTCCGCCGAACGCGATACTGAGGATAGACGACCCCGAAAACGGGACGAGAAGGATAGTGCTCGACGTGGGCAGGTGCATAAGGTGCGCCCGCTGCGAGGAAGTCTGCCCGACGGGTGCGGTCAGGCTCACCGCGGAGTTTGAGGCCGCCACCGATGACAGGAACGATCACGTGGAGATTGTTGAGCTGAGGCTCGCCAGGTGCAGGGGCTGCGGGAAGTATACCTGCTACACTGAAAGGCAGGTGGAGAAGGTACTGTCTCTGATTCCGAGGGGAATCCTTGACTTTGACAGGGTGAGGGAAAAACTCCCCCTCTGTTCCGAGTGCAAGCTGAAGCTGACGGTACTCAATGCCACCAAGTTCGGGGAGGTGGAGCCGTGA
- a CDS encoding 4Fe-4S dicluster domain-containing protein — protein MAKKILHVDYSLCIGCETCQGVCDFIHDGKPNIRIYYTVSGLPVPINCRHCERAPCLEICPVGAISKDHEGAVIIDPGKCIGCLMCLAVCPFGVPSFNVRIRVVTKCDMCAARRAEGMEPACGEMCPAEAIFFGESGEIEDRIMRRTAEKIARERISSMNLEGVGRML, from the coding sequence GTGGCAAAGAAGATACTCCACGTTGATTATAGCCTCTGCATTGGCTGTGAAACCTGCCAGGGGGTGTGTGATTTTATCCACGATGGAAAGCCCAACATAAGGATATACTACACTGTTTCGGGCCTTCCGGTGCCGATAAACTGCCGCCACTGTGAGAGGGCCCCTTGCCTTGAGATATGTCCCGTTGGAGCGATATCTAAGGACCACGAGGGGGCGGTGATAATAGATCCCGGGAAGTGCATAGGCTGCCTGATGTGCCTTGCCGTCTGCCCGTTTGGAGTTCCGAGCTTCAACGTCAGAATCCGTGTGGTGACCAAGTGCGACATGTGTGCCGCGAGGAGGGCCGAGGGCATGGAGCCAGCGTGCGGGGAAATGTGCCCCGCCGAGGCAATATTCTTCGGCGAATCTGGGGAGATTGAGGACAGAATAATGAGAAGAACCGCGGAGAAGATAGCAAGAGAAAGGATATCCTCCATGAATTTGGAGGGGGTGGGGAGAATGCTTTAG
- a CDS encoding FAD-dependent oxidoreductase, producing the protein MSGMRFAFLCKSRPEPSGKKVAIVGAGPAGLSAAGYLVCQGHEVHVYDKLPEPGGLMLFGIPEFRIPIYRVREGCGELKDLFEVKFFPRTKVVCGECGHEAGDEFVEKTVHIAELKENYDAVLIATGAWEPWTPELEGAELQGVYPALEYLFRIKSAKLGHMEWTDIIHPESKKILVVGAGHTAVDAALESVLLGADEVYLSYRRSIKEAPAGPYEIHQLIQRGVKWLEKTMPVRIIGDGKVRAVEMVRMELGEPDASGRRRPVPVEGSEFRLEVDYVIFAVGQTPTPPAGEGVEIARDKKGRVVVDGRHMTSVEGIFAAGDVVTGPSKVGQAVKDGLYAARSMHMWMMGGE; encoded by the coding sequence ATGAGCGGAATGCGGTTTGCATTTCTGTGCAAGTCCCGGCCAGAGCCTAGCGGAAAGAAGGTGGCCATAGTGGGGGCCGGTCCTGCCGGCTTAAGCGCTGCAGGTTACCTCGTCTGCCAGGGACACGAGGTGCACGTCTACGACAAGCTCCCCGAGCCTGGGGGTTTGATGCTCTTTGGAATCCCCGAGTTCAGGATTCCGATATACCGCGTTAGAGAGGGCTGTGGTGAGCTCAAGGATCTCTTCGAGGTCAAGTTTTTCCCCAGGACCAAGGTGGTCTGCGGTGAGTGTGGACATGAGGCAGGAGACGAGTTCGTTGAGAAGACTGTGCACATAGCGGAGCTTAAGGAGAATTACGACGCGGTGCTGATAGCCACGGGGGCATGGGAGCCATGGACACCCGAACTTGAGGGCGCTGAACTTCAAGGGGTGTATCCCGCGCTGGAATACCTGTTCAGAATAAAGAGCGCTAAGCTCGGACACATGGAGTGGACGGACATAATACATCCTGAGAGCAAGAAAATACTCGTTGTTGGTGCGGGACACACGGCGGTGGACGCGGCCCTTGAGAGCGTTCTCCTTGGGGCTGATGAGGTATACCTCAGCTATCGGAGAAGCATAAAGGAAGCCCCCGCCGGCCCGTATGAGATACATCAGCTCATCCAGAGGGGGGTTAAGTGGCTCGAAAAAACCATGCCCGTCAGAATCATAGGAGATGGAAAAGTAAGGGCCGTCGAGATGGTCAGGATGGAGCTTGGTGAGCCCGATGCGAGCGGAAGAAGGAGGCCAGTACCTGTTGAAGGCTCGGAGTTCAGGTTGGAGGTTGACTACGTCATATTTGCCGTGGGGCAGACCCCCACACCGCCTGCCGGAGAGGGCGTGGAGATAGCCAGGGACAAAAAGGGCAGAGTGGTCGTGGATGGGAGACACATGACGAGCGTTGAGGGCATATTTGCCGCGGGAGACGTCGTCACAGGCCCGTCGAAAGTAGGACAGGCTGTTAAAGATGGTCTCTACGCCGCGAGAAGCATGCACATGTGGATGATGGGGGGTGAGTGA
- a CDS encoding monovalent cation/H+ antiporter complex subunit F, translating to MFEHTIPVLMALYGVAGVVYFIRVLLGPTVLDSILAGDCVSLDVALIALLVAVYYENNLLAGGAFFLVLWAFVLDVFASKYLVKGEVGV from the coding sequence ATGTTTGAGCACACAATTCCCGTCCTGATGGCGCTCTACGGAGTTGCGGGGGTAGTCTATTTCATAAGGGTGCTACTGGGCCCCACGGTTCTCGATTCAATACTCGCGGGAGATTGTGTAAGCCTTGACGTCGCATTGATTGCACTCCTCGTAGCGGTGTACTACGAAAACAACCTGCTCGCGGGGGGAGCCTTCTTCCTTGTTCTCTGGGCGTTCGTGCTCGACGTGTTCGCGTCAAAGTACCTCGTTAAAGGGGAGGTGGGGGTATGA
- a CDS encoding proton-conducting transporter transmembrane domain-containing protein: MNPLILPAIPMAFAFILPILSTIIKSRRFIFGYALLITGTTLVMGVELFRDVYSSELPLTYSFGGWKAPVGVIYEVDRFGAVMVLVTASLMFLTAVYSVRYLGREDGVEWFYTLYLGLEAGLLGIFMTGDAFNLFVMLEVTAIASYGLVMFYTEDGYPAYSGLRYAIISSIGTTLYFLALVLIYRGLGTVNFADISAKLHGIGFPISTPLNSTVPILAISMALITWAFTIKAAIMPNHFWLPGAHSAAPSPVSAVLSGLVVNAGIYGFMRFLSLTYVPEVSHIGDIMCTLLLILGAVSALLSSIAMTVQDDVKRIVAYSTILNMGYLAMAVGANSEAGTAGAVFHMVNHAIAKALLFLAVGVFIHTAGSRKLNELKGLGKSMPFTTVSLAIATMSLVGLPPTNVFFSKLLLYRAYVEKSPVLVAVLLLSSLFALVSYMRMLYWLWIKKPDGEGKVHESRSMVAVLVTLALACLVLGVLSPILVDRVVNPAVAQLKDVEGYIRAALIAGVK, encoded by the coding sequence ATGAATCCATTAATACTGCCCGCGATTCCAATGGCTTTCGCCTTCATACTCCCCATACTCTCAACCATAATTAAGAGTAGGCGCTTTATCTTTGGCTACGCCCTACTCATTACCGGAACAACGCTCGTGATGGGGGTTGAGCTCTTCAGGGATGTCTATTCCTCTGAGCTCCCGTTAACCTATTCCTTCGGCGGCTGGAAGGCGCCGGTCGGCGTAATCTATGAGGTGGACAGGTTCGGGGCGGTTATGGTGCTCGTAACGGCCTCACTGATGTTCCTCACGGCGGTCTACTCGGTCCGCTACCTGGGTCGTGAGGACGGTGTGGAGTGGTTCTACACCCTTTACCTTGGCCTTGAGGCGGGTCTCCTCGGCATATTCATGACGGGGGACGCGTTCAATCTGTTCGTGATGCTCGAAGTGACGGCGATAGCATCATACGGCCTCGTGATGTTCTACACGGAGGACGGCTATCCCGCTTACTCTGGCCTCAGGTACGCGATAATAAGCTCCATAGGAACGACTCTCTACTTCCTTGCCCTAGTGCTGATCTACCGGGGGCTCGGCACAGTGAACTTTGCAGACATCTCTGCGAAGTTGCACGGAATTGGATTCCCAATATCAACACCCTTGAACAGCACTGTTCCCATCCTCGCCATTTCAATGGCGCTGATAACGTGGGCTTTCACGATAAAGGCCGCGATAATGCCGAACCATTTCTGGCTTCCAGGGGCCCATTCCGCGGCTCCAAGTCCGGTCTCAGCCGTACTGTCTGGCCTGGTGGTCAACGCTGGAATTTATGGATTTATGAGATTCCTCAGCCTGACTTATGTCCCGGAAGTTTCTCATATTGGCGATATCATGTGCACGCTACTCCTCATTCTCGGGGCGGTCTCTGCCCTTTTATCATCCATCGCAATGACCGTTCAGGACGATGTCAAGAGAATAGTAGCCTACTCAACAATACTCAATATGGGCTACCTGGCGATGGCCGTGGGAGCGAACAGCGAGGCCGGAACCGCCGGCGCAGTGTTTCACATGGTAAACCACGCGATAGCGAAAGCTCTCCTCTTCCTCGCGGTAGGGGTCTTCATCCATACGGCGGGAAGCAGGAAGCTGAATGAGCTAAAGGGGCTTGGGAAAAGTATGCCCTTCACTACGGTGAGCCTGGCGATAGCCACGATGAGCCTTGTGGGATTGCCCCCTACAAACGTTTTCTTCAGCAAACTTTTGCTTTACAGGGCCTACGTAGAGAAAAGCCCCGTTCTCGTTGCAGTACTTCTGTTATCAAGTCTATTTGCTCTGGTGAGCTATATGAGGATGCTTTACTGGCTATGGATCAAAAAGCCGGATGGGGAGGGGAAGGTCCATGAATCACGTTCGATGGTGGCGGTACTTGTGACGCTCGCCCTTGCGTGCCTGGTTCTCGGGGTACTCTCTCCAATTCTGGTCGATAGAGTTGTGAACCCTGCCGTGGCCCAGCTGAAGGACGTGGAGGGTTACATACGGGCTGCGCTCATCGCGGGGGTGAAGTAG
- a CDS encoding Na(+)/H(+) antiporter subunit B, whose translation MRIAGMLVIMLITLSAAYLLQPHVEGIVGVGALGEFYLGNSYLGERSAGSPEVVTSILWDYRGVDTYFETAVLFLAIISAVSVFRSFNGPKSRGEGFTEVVKTGVKLVAFITFVASASVAFHGHLTPGGGFQGGSMLAAGSLLIIVGFSKNALERNGITKTRALGIRTAGLLTIVCVAVYPLLRGLHFMQNLPVYPVKVGGLLVSGSLLLYNLAEFLAVGAGFTIIFLLLANPEEGWQ comes from the coding sequence TTGAGGATCGCTGGAATGCTGGTGATCATGCTGATTACACTCTCCGCCGCATACCTGCTACAGCCCCACGTCGAAGGCATCGTCGGTGTCGGGGCGCTTGGTGAGTTCTACCTGGGGAACAGCTACCTCGGCGAACGTTCGGCCGGCTCGCCTGAAGTTGTCACGTCAATCCTGTGGGACTACCGCGGCGTTGACACGTACTTCGAGACGGCAGTGCTCTTTCTTGCCATAATAAGTGCGGTTTCGGTGTTCCGGAGCTTTAACGGGCCGAAATCCCGGGGAGAAGGGTTCACAGAGGTAGTTAAAACGGGGGTCAAGCTCGTAGCCTTCATCACGTTCGTGGCGTCTGCTTCGGTGGCGTTCCACGGGCACCTCACCCCGGGCGGCGGCTTCCAGGGGGGTTCAATGCTCGCCGCTGGTTCCCTGCTCATCATAGTCGGCTTCTCCAAGAATGCCCTTGAGAGGAACGGGATAACAAAGACGCGGGCACTTGGGATAAGAACCGCGGGGCTCTTGACCATAGTGTGCGTCGCGGTGTACCCCCTACTGAGGGGACTCCATTTTATGCAGAACCTGCCCGTTTATCCAGTCAAGGTGGGGGGACTCCTCGTGAGCGGAAGCCTGCTTCTCTATAATCTGGCCGAGTTCTTAGCCGTTGGGGCAGGGTTTACGATAATCTTTCTTCTCCTTGCGAATCCGGAGGAGGGATGGCAATGA
- a CDS encoding NADH-quinone oxidoreductase subunit B family protein codes for MKSLWVFHVNTGACNGCDIEILDVLIPYYDIERLGVKLVPTPRHAHALLVTGPLTRQAYHAAKMAYEAMPPKPRIVIAVGTCACSGGIFHDSYALRREYRESLEYPLKGGTSEFLPVHLYIPGCPPRPEEILYGIALLKNIVEKKVRGELFREGTFVLPRESFNAWVEVLLRARIRKELGYFDGYSLLRRFMELVESSESKEELEKLVEKTINDEGDSRLRYGLEKLYSYYLEVVRTYEGILAAKRALVGLPK; via the coding sequence ATGAAATCCCTTTGGGTCTTCCACGTGAATACCGGGGCCTGCAACGGCTGCGACATAGAGATACTAGACGTGCTCATCCCATACTATGACATAGAGAGGCTCGGAGTAAAGCTCGTCCCAACGCCGAGGCACGCCCACGCCCTCCTGGTCACCGGACCCTTAACGAGGCAGGCATACCATGCGGCCAAGATGGCCTACGAAGCCATGCCACCAAAGCCGAGGATTGTCATAGCCGTAGGAACCTGTGCGTGTTCCGGAGGGATATTTCACGACAGCTACGCCCTGAGGCGCGAGTACAGGGAGTCCCTTGAATACCCTCTGAAGGGTGGAACCTCAGAATTCCTGCCTGTGCACCTCTACATCCCAGGATGCCCCCCGAGGCCAGAGGAAATCCTCTACGGCATTGCGCTCCTCAAAAACATCGTGGAGAAAAAAGTTAGGGGAGAACTGTTCCGTGAGGGCACCTTCGTTCTCCCGAGGGAGAGCTTCAACGCGTGGGTAGAGGTCCTTCTCCGCGCAAGGATAAGGAAGGAGCTGGGCTATTTCGATGGTTACTCTCTGCTCAGACGCTTTATGGAACTCGTTGAAAGCTCCGAAAGCAAAGAAGAGTTGGAAAAACTCGTTGAGAAGACCATAAATGACGAGGGCGATTCTAGGCTCAGATACGGCCTTGAGAAGCTTTATTCCTACTATCTTGAGGTGGTGAGAACTTATGAGGGCATACTTGCTGCGAAGAGGGCGCTCGTTGGGCTTCCAAAATGA
- a CDS encoding sodium:proton antiporter has translation MSLAASLVITATVATMLIALYGVAVRPNLVKKVLCLSLFSDMVNVLVIFLGYRDVKNSLPPVLTEYSSEGVTKLVERGVDPFPQALTITAIVIGLAVTVLMAYGVIHIQRKYGTVDVRKLAGWEE, from the coding sequence ATGAGCCTCGCAGCGTCTCTGGTGATAACGGCAACGGTAGCCACCATGCTAATAGCGCTCTACGGGGTGGCGGTTAGGCCAAACCTCGTTAAGAAGGTGCTCTGCCTGTCCCTGTTCTCAGATATGGTGAACGTCCTTGTCATATTCCTCGGTTACAGGGACGTCAAAAACTCCCTTCCTCCGGTTTTAACTGAGTACTCGAGTGAAGGTGTGACGAAGCTCGTGGAGAGAGGCGTTGATCCGTTCCCTCAGGCGCTGACGATAACTGCGATAGTTATCGGCCTTGCGGTTACCGTCCTCATGGCCTATGGTGTGATACACATCCAGAGGAAATACGGGACGGTTGATGTCCGGAAGCTTGCGGGGTGGGAGGAATGA